One part of the Tenacibaculum sp. 190130A14a genome encodes these proteins:
- a CDS encoding FecR family protein, with product MEKNELIEKWLKNELTPDEQVAFDALEDAPFFNEIIEEGQRFNAKKHAQVTSFETLENRLSAKNNTNWKKIIPRIAAALIIGFSLFYFVNNPSIKEFDTQYSESKTITLPDHSVVQLNELSKLEYQSKNWEENRNLDLKGEAFFDVEKGSRFDVNTSYGTVSVLGTEFNVVSRDGLFRVSCYEGLVEVRYNEKTVKLPAGSEFVLTNTSEEKRNIVIATPQWLHNQSIFERVLLKDVITELEKQYKVTVISNIQNKEIYFTGAFTHTNLESAIKAITHPFNLTYNIKNKTEIIISDDPN from the coding sequence ATGGAGAAAAATGAGTTAATAGAAAAATGGTTAAAAAATGAACTAACGCCTGATGAGCAAGTTGCTTTTGATGCTTTAGAGGATGCTCCTTTTTTTAATGAAATTATTGAAGAAGGACAACGGTTTAATGCTAAAAAACACGCTCAAGTTACTTCATTTGAAACTTTAGAGAATCGTTTATCTGCTAAAAACAACACCAATTGGAAGAAAATAATTCCAAGAATTGCGGCAGCTCTAATTATTGGTTTTTCACTATTCTATTTTGTGAACAATCCTTCAATAAAAGAATTTGACACGCAATATTCCGAAAGTAAAACCATAACACTTCCAGATCATTCTGTTGTTCAGTTAAATGAACTTTCTAAATTAGAATACCAATCAAAAAACTGGGAAGAAAATAGAAATCTTGACCTAAAGGGTGAAGCCTTTTTTGATGTAGAAAAAGGAAGTCGTTTTGATGTAAATACTTCTTACGGAACTGTTAGTGTTTTAGGTACCGAATTTAACGTTGTTTCTAGAGATGGTCTTTTCAGGGTTTCTTGTTATGAAGGTTTGGTAGAAGTACGTTATAATGAAAAAACAGTAAAACTCCCTGCTGGTTCTGAATTCGTTTTAACAAATACCTCAGAAGAAAAAAGAAACATTGTTATTGCTACACCGCAATGGTTACATAACCAAAGTATTTTTGAGCGTGTATTGTTAAAAGACGTTATAACAGAATTAGAGAAACAGTATAAGGTTACTGTGATTTCTAACATACAAAACAAAGAGATTTATTTTACAGGGGCATTTACACACACTAACTTAGAAAGTGCAATTAAAGCAATCACTCATCCCTTTAATCTAACGTATAATATTAAGAATAAAACAGAAATTATTATTTCTGATGACCCAAACTAA
- a CDS encoding RNA polymerase sigma factor, protein MSKSLFENICDKKHFAAIYEKYAQGLSNFLYYKYGDMLNPSDKAQDAFIKLWENCAKVTPEKAKSFLYTVANNLMLNAVKHQKVVLKYQEVKPNDYTNESPEFVLRKKEFLQRYEKALASLKEEERVAFMLSKIDGKTHKEVAEVMGITKKVAEHKIYAAFKKLKEQLEELNKK, encoded by the coding sequence TTGTCAAAGTCTTTATTTGAAAATATATGTGACAAAAAGCACTTCGCCGCGATTTATGAAAAATATGCGCAAGGGCTTAGTAACTTTTTATATTATAAGTATGGTGATATGTTAAACCCAAGTGACAAAGCACAAGATGCTTTTATTAAACTTTGGGAAAACTGTGCTAAAGTAACTCCAGAAAAAGCAAAATCATTTCTATATACTGTTGCTAATAATTTAATGTTAAATGCAGTGAAACATCAAAAGGTAGTTCTCAAATATCAGGAAGTAAAACCAAACGACTATACCAATGAGTCTCCTGAATTTGTTCTGCGAAAAAAAGAGTTTTTACAACGATATGAAAAAGCTTTAGCTAGTTTAAAAGAAGAAGAACGTGTTGCTTTTATGCTGAGTAAAATTGATGGAAAAACCCACAAAGAAGTTGCTGAAGTTATGGGAATCACTAAAAAAGTTGCTGAGCATAAAATTTATGCAGCTTTTAAAAAGCTAAAAGAGCAATTAGAAGAATTGAATAAAAAATAA